One region of Culex pipiens pallens isolate TS chromosome 2, TS_CPP_V2, whole genome shotgun sequence genomic DNA includes:
- the LOC120418642 gene encoding microsomal glutathione S-transferase 1-like, which translates to MTSVFDSIDSTVFRSYCFWCAALVIKMLIMSVLTGLKRHAKKAFANPEDAKVNKVKVVTNDPDVERVRRAHLNDLENIPLFFAIGFLYILTGPSATLAVNLFRLVGISRIVHTLVYAVVVIPQPARGLAWMGAYFPTWYMAVKVLLAFI; encoded by the exons ATGACCTCCGTGTTCGACAGCATCGATTCCACCGTGTTCCGGTCGTACTGCTTCTGGTGTGCGGCCCTGGTCATCAAGATGCTCATCATGTCGGTGCTGACCGGCTTGAAGCGGCACGCCAAGAAG GCCTTCGCCAACCCCGAAGATGCCAAGGTGAACAAGGTCAAGGTGGTCACCAACGATCCGGACGTGGAACGAGTTCGCCGCGCCCACCTCAACGACCTGGAGAACATCCCGCTATTCTTTGCGATCGGATTTCTGTACATTTTGACCGGCCCGAGTGCGACGCTGGCCGTCAACCTGTTCCGCCTTGTCGGAATCTCGCGCATTGTTCACACCCTGGTGTACGCCGTCGTTGTCATTCCTCAGCCGGCTCGGGGTCTTGCGTGGATGGGAGCCTATTTCCCGACCTGGTACATGGCTGTGAAGGTGCTGCTGGCGTTTATCTAG